CTGTCGCGTAACCAGGACGTGCTGAACAACTCCATCGCCCGTGCCGACGGTCTGTACAACGCCGACTGCTCGTTGGCGCCGGTGCTGCTGTTCCTCGAAGACCACAAGGCGGCAACCCTCAAGCGTGCCGTTGCTGCCGTGCAGGCGTTCGCCGACGAGCACAATCGTGACGGTCTGCAGTTCCTGCTGGCCTCGGGCAACGCCGGTATCGAGGCGGCGACCAATGAAGTGATCTCCACCTCCGAGTTGCTGATGCTGTCACTGGTGTACCTGTGGGTGGCGGTGATGTGCCTGATCACCTTCCGTTCGATTCCGGCGATGATCTGCATCGTGCTGCCGCTGATCCTCACCTCGATTCTGGGCAACGCCCTGATGGCCTGGCTGGGTATCGGCATGAAGGTTGCCACCCTGCCGGTGATCGCGCTCGGTGTGGGCATCGGCGTGGACTACGGCATCTACATATACAGTCGCCTGGAGAGCTTCCTGCGCGCCGGGCTACCGTTGCAGGAGGCCTACTACCAGACGCTCAAGTCGACCGGCAAGGCAGTGCTGTTCACCGGTCTGTGCCTGGCTATCGGCGTGGCGACCTGGATGTTCTCGGCGATCAAGTTCCAGGCCGACATGGGCCTGATGCTGACCTTCATGTTCATCGTCAACATGTTCGGCGCCATGCTCCTCTTGCCGGCGCTGGCGCGCTTTTTGATCAAGCCTGAGAAACTGGCGGGCAAGAAGAGCGGTTCGCTGCTGGCGCATTGAGCCTCCCCGGCGTTGCGATCTTGGTCGCAACGCTGACTGCATGAAAAACGCCGTGCTCAAGAGCACGGCGTTTTCGTTTGGAGAGGGCGGTGTGGCGAATCAGCGCAGCATCTGGTCGACCATGCGCTGCTCGTCTTCCAGTTCGCGCTGGCGGGCATCGAGGCGCGAAGCCAGTTGGAAGTTGTTGCTGGCGCGGCGCTTGGCGAAGTCGAGCTGCTCCAGGGCCTGTTTGTAATCGCCAACCAGGGCGAAATATTCGGCACGGGCCTGGTGCAAGCCGATGGTGTTGCCGCTCAGGCCACGCACTTCGGCCACCTGGTACCAGACGTCGGGATCCTTGTCGCGCACCTTCACCAACTCGTCCAGGGCACGTTCGGCATCCTGGGTGCGGCGCTGCTTGAGCAGCAGATCGACCCGCGCCTGCTGCAGCGGGTAACTGCTGGGGTAGAGGGTGAACATACGGGTTTGTCGGCGCTGGGCCTCGTCCAGGCGATTCTGCGCCATGTCCAGCTCGATCTGTGCCAGGTTGTAGATGAGCTCGTCCGGGTCGCTCTTGAGCAGCGGCTGCAGTGTCTGCCATGCCTCGTCTAGCTGGCCGCTCTTCATCTGCGCCAGAACCAGGCCATAACGCGCGGCGTCGAGCTTGGGGTTCTCGTCGAGCATCGCGCGGAAGCGCTTGGCAGCGACTCCCGGGGTTTCCTCGTAGGTCAATTGCACGCGGGCACGCATCAGTTGGTAGCGCAGGCTGTCTTCCACGCCCTTGGCCGGATACTGCTCGGCGCGGTTGCGGGTGTCGGCAATGCGCGACTCCGAAACCGGGTGCGTGAGCAGGAATTCTGGTGGCTTGGCGTCGTAGCGGTACTGGCGCATCAGGCGCTCGAACATGCTTGGCATGGCCCTTGGGTCGTAGCCGGCGCGCTCCAGGTTGAGCAGGCCGATACGGTCGGCCTCCTGCTCGTTCTGCCGGGAGAAGCGCCGTTGTTCCTGAATCGCCGCCGCCTGGGCAGAAAAGATGGTGGCCATGCCGGCATCACCGGCACCGGCAGCAGCTGCGACGATGCCGGCGAGCATCGCTGCCATCAACGGCAACTGCATGCGTTGCTGTGCTTCCAGGCCGCGGGCGAAGTGGCGTTGCGACAAGTGCGCCAGTTCGTGAGCCATCACCGAGGCGTACTCGGCCTCGGTCTGGGCATAGAGAAACAGGCCGCCATTGACGCCGATGATCCCGCCAGGTGCGGCGAAGGCATTGAGCTGCGGGCTATTGAGCAGGATGAACTCCAGACGTCGATCCTGCACCTGGCTGGTTTCCGCCAGGCGATAGACGCTGCTTTCGACGAAGTCCTTGAGCAGCGGGTCGTCGAGCTGGGCGACCTGGCCACGCAGCAGAGCCAGCCAGGCGCGGCCCAGCAGATGCTCCTGCTGCGGCGAGACGATGGACGAACTGGAGTCGCCGAGCGAAGGCAGATCGCTGGCCCCGGTGTGGGCGGCGAAGAGGCAGGCGAGCGTCAACAGGGTAGGGCGCAGAAAAGTCATGCAACTGAAGCTCTTGGCTGGCGAAATGGGCTTACTGTAGCTGGCTGGGTGTCGTGCTGGCCAGGGATCGAAGGCGTTCGGTATCCTAGCAGGCCGTGGAAAACTACCTGCGTTGGCAATACTGCGTTAAAAACAGCCTCGTGTGCGAGCCCAGTCAAAATGCTCATTTACTACACGTAAACTGCGCTTTCTCGGCCGTTTTTGCCTTGTCTTGCCTGCCTCGTCTACGTTTTCCAACGGCCTGCTAGCCGTCTTTGTTGGAGTAGACGATGACTGATGTACCTGAGTTCGATGTCGAACTCGACGCCTCCGGGCTCAATTGCCCCCTGCCACTGCTCAAGGCCAAGCTCGAACTCAATCGCCTGAGCAGTGGCGCGGTGCTCAAGGTCACCGCCACCGATGCGGGATCGCAGCGCGACTTTCGCGCCTTTGCCAGCCTGGCCGGCCACGCGCTGCTGCATGAAGAGGTGGGCGAGGGCGTCTACCGCTACTGGTTGCGCAAGGCCTGATCCGTATCGGGCCAAGGTTTCTTTGAAGGATTGCTGATGTTCAAGGTTTTGCAGGATTGGGTGCACCGTTACTTCTCCGATGAGCAGGCGGTGGTGTTGGCGGTATTGCTGGTGCTCGGCTTTGCCGTGGTGCTGACGCTCGGCGGCATGCTGGCGCCAGTGCTGACCGGGCTGGTGCTGGCCTTCCTGATGCAGGGGCTGGTCAATGGCCTGGAGCGCCTCAAGGTGCCGCAGACTTTGGCTGTCTGGCTGGTGTTCACCTTGTTCATGGGGGCACTGGTGGTGTTCATGCTGGTGCTGATGCCATTGCTCTGGCAGCAGCTCAGTACCCTGTTCAACGAACTGCCGCGCATGGTCGTCGAATGGCAGGCGCTGCTCCTGCTGCTGCCGGAGCGTTATCCCCACCTGATCAGCGATGCCCAGGTGCTGCAACTGATCGAAAGCATGCGCGGTGAGGTGGGCAAGTTCGGCCAGTGGGCCTTGTCCTTCTCCCTTTCCAGCCTGCCCATGCTGGTCAGCCTGATGATCTATTTGGTGCTGGTACCCATCCTGGTGTTCTTCTTCCTCAAGGATCGCGAGCTGATCGGTAGCTGGTTCCGCGGCTACCTGCCGCGCGAGCGTGCGCTGATCACCCAGGTGTCGCAGGAAATGAACCAGCAGATTGCCAATTACATTCGTGGCAAGTTCATCGAGATCATCATATGTGGTGTGGTCACCTATATCGCCTTCGCCTATCTGGGGCTCAACTACGCCGCGCTGCTGGCGTTACTGGTGGGGCTTTCGGTAGTGGTGCCCTACATCGGCGCGGTGGTGGTGACCGTGCCGGTGGCGCTGATCGGTCTGTTCCAGTGGGGCTGGAGCGACCAGTTCATCTACCTGATGATCGTTTACGGCATCATCCAGGCGCTCGATGGCAACGTGCTGGTGCCGCTGCTGTTCTCCGAGGCGGTCAACCTGCACCCGGTGGCGATCATCTGCGCGGTGCTGCTGTTCGGCGGCCTGTGGGGCTTCTGGGGTGTGTTCTTCGCCATTCCCCTGGCCACCCTGTTCAAGGCGGTGATCAACGCCTGGCCGAGGATCGAACCGGAGCCCGTCTAGCACCTAGCCGGGGCCTACACAAACTAAAACGCCGCGTCCTCCCTGGGAGGCGCGGCGTTTTTCATGCGTGAAGCGGGCTCAACCCTTGTTCAGCGCCTCGGCGGCGGCGAGCACCTTGTCGACATGGCCGGCAACCTTGATGTTGCGCCACTCCTCGCGCAGCACGCCGTCCTTGTCGATGAGGAAGGTGCTGCGCACGATACCCATGTATTCCTTGCCGTAGTTCTTCTTCATCTGGTACACGCCGAACAGGTCGCAGAGCTGGTGCTCTTCGTCGCTGATCAGCTCGAAGGGGAAGGCCTGCTTGCACTTGAAGCTCTCGTGCTTCTTCAGACTGTCCATGGACACACCGAAGATCAGCGTATTGGCCGCCTTGAACTGCTCGAAGCGGGCGCTGAAGTCCATGCCTTCGGTGGTGCAGCCGGGCGTGGCGTCCTTGGGATAGAAGTACAGCACCACCTGCTGGCCTTTCAGCTCGGAGAGCTTGACCTGCTGGCCGCTGGTGGCGACAGCCTGGAAATCGGCAACGGGTTTGTCGAGTTCGACGGTCATGGAAACTCCTTCATCTAGCGGTTATCGGCGATCTCGCGAGCTACACACTCAGGGATTCTGTGGGCGCCAGGGTTCGATCAGCGCATCCAGATTCAAGGCATCGGCGAAATCGAGGAACTGATCGCGCAGCCAGCTGATCTGGGTGCCGGCCGGCAGCGTCACGGTCAGCGTGGCGTTGAGCATGGTGCCGCCGGTCTGCGGGGCTTGGTAGGTGTCGCAGGTCAGGCTCTCCAACTCGACGCGATGGTCGAGGAAGAACTGGCACAGCTCGTTGAGAATGTCCGGGCGGTACACGGCGCTGACGTAAGCCACGTAGGGCAGCGCCTGCGGGCGTGCTTCGGCCGCGCCACTGCGAATCAGGTTGACCGAGAAATCGTGCTTCTTGGCCAGTGCCGGCATGCCGGACTCCAGGCGGGCCAGGGCATCCCAGCTACCGGACACCTGCAGCACCAACGCGCTGTATTCGCCATGGCGGCTCAGGCGGGTGCTGATCACGGCGCAACGGTTCTCGTGGCAGGCGCGGCTGAGCAGATTGGTCAGGCTCATGGCATCGCGGCCAAGGGCACTGATGAGCAGGAATTGTTCGCGAACGACGGGGGTGGACATGCAGCCTTCCTAAAGCGATGAACGGCCTGGACGCTCGGGCCACAGGCCAAAGGCAGCAGGGTAACCAAAAGCACCGCCGAGGGGAATGGCGGCGCGGGCCGCGCGCGAATGCTGCAGGCAGCGCGAGCCCTTGATCCTTGCTTGTGCCGGACACTAGGCGCCAGTACCATTACGGCTCAATTTTTCCGGCAGGAGTGGTTGCATGATTGCGGGCAGCATGGTGGCATTGGTCACGCCCATGGATGCGCAAGGGGATCTGGATTGGGATGCCCTGAGCAAACTGGTGGATTTCCACCTGCAGGAGGGCACCAACGCCATCGTCGCGGTCGGCACCACGGGTGAGTCCGCCACGCTGGAAGTGTCCGAGCACATCGAAGTGATCCAGCGCGTGGTCAAGCAGGTGGCCGGGCGCATCCCGGTGATCGCCGGTACCGGCGGCAACTCCACCCGTGAGTCCGTCGAGCTGACCCGCGCTGCTCAGGACGTTGGCGCCGATGCCTGCCTGCTGGTGACCCCCTACTACAACAAGCCGACCCAGGAAGGCCTGTACCAGCACTTCCGCCACATTGCCGAAGCCGTGGCCATCCCGCAGATCCTCTACAACGTGCCGGGCCGCACCGTGTGCGACATGCTGCCGGAAACCGTCGAGCGGCTGGCCAAGATCGACAACATCATCGGCATCAAGGAAGCCACTGGCGATCTGCAGCGCGCTCAGGACGTCATCGACCGCGTGAGCAAGGATTTCCTCGTCTATTCCGGTGACGACGCCACCGCCGTGGAACTGATGCTGCTCGGTGGCAAGGGCAACATTTCCGTGACCGCCAACGTCGCCCCGCGCGCCATGAGTGACCTGTGCGCCGCCGCCATGCGTGGCGAAGCTGCCATCGCCCGCGCCATCAACGACCGCCTGATGCCCCTGCACAAGGCACTGTTCATCGAATCCAACCCGATTCCGGTGAAGTGGGCTCTGCATGAAATGGGCATGATGGGTGACGGCATCCGCCTGCCGCTGACCTGGCTCAGCCCGCGTTGTCATGAACCGCTGCGCCAGGCCATGCGCCAGTGCGGTGTATTGGCTTAACCCTAAGGATTCTACGCATGAAGCGACTGGCCGGACTCTCCGCCCTTGCTCTGATCATCTCCAGCACCAGTGGTTGTGGCTGGCTCTGGGGTGAAAACGGTTATTTCCGTGATCGTGGCAGCGACTACCTGGAAGCGCGGCAGACCGCGCCCATGAAACTCCCAGCCGACGTCGATGCCAAGCGCCTCGACCCGCTGCTGCCGGTGCCCGCTCAGGTGCCCAACGACACCCAGACCTCCGGTGAATTCGAGGTGCCGCGCCCGCAGACCATGCAAGTGCGTAGCGACGAGCGCGACTTCAGCCTGCAGCGCAGCGGTGATTCGCGCTGGATCGTGGCCCAGCGCGTGCCGGCCGAAGTCTGGCCGTTGGCTCGCCAGTTCTTCGAGGACAACGGCTTTCGCATCGCCGACGAGCGTCCGCAGGTGGGTGAGTTCACCACCGCCTGGCAGCGTTTCGACGAACTCTCCGCCAACATGGCGCGCCGTCTGAGCAGCCGCGTATCCGGCGTCGCCGCCGATGCCGAAACCCGCGTGCGCGTGCGCATCGAGCCAGGCGTGCAACGCAACACCAGCGAAGTCTTCGTCACCAGCGTCCAGCGCCCGGCCGGCAGCACCGCCGATGTGGCCTTCGCCGCCAGCGGCAACGCCAGCCTCGAAGGCGCCTTGCTCGACGAGATGATGGTCAGCATGGCGCGCAGCGTCGAGCAGGGTGGTTCGGTTTCCCTGCTCGCTGCCCGCGACTTCGACGCGCCGAGCCGCGCCAGCCTCAGCGAAGACGGCAACGGCAATCCGGTACTCAACCTGAGCGCCGACTTCGACCGCGCCTGGTCGGGCGTAGGCCGCTCCCTGGAGCTGGCCGACATTCGCGTCGACGACCTCAACCGCAGCCTTGGCGTGTACTACATCAACCTGGCCGAAGGCGCGCAGAGGCGTGACGAGAAGCCGGGCTTCTTCCGCCGCCTGTTCGGCAGCGAGCCAAGCAAGGAAGAGATCGAAGCCCGCGCCGAGCGTTACCAGGTACGCCTGACCACCGTCGGTGAAGGCGTTCAGGTCACCGTGGAAAAAGACCTCAACACCATCGCGCCGGACGATGTGGCGCGCCGCGTACTGGGGCTGATCCAGGACAATCTCGGCTAAACGGCCCGCAAGCCCAGCCGATCACCGATAGGCGAAACCCGCGCAGGGTTTCGCCTGTTTCGTTTGCCAGAGACGGAAATGCCGACATGAGCACACCCACCACCCTGAGCCTGAAGAAAATCTACTCGGGCAAGGTTCGCGACCTCTACGAAATCGACGACAAGCGCATGCTGATGGTGGCGACCGATCGTCTCTCGGCATTCGACGTCATCCTCGAACAACCCATCCCGGAGAAGGGCAAGATCCTCACCGCCATCTCCAACTTCTGGTTCGACAAACTGGCCGGCGTGGTGCCCAACCACTTCACCGGCGACCAGGTCGAAGACGTTGTGCCGGCTGCCGAACTGCCCCTGGTCGAAGGCCGCGCTGTGGTCGCCAAGCGCCTCAAGCCAGTGGCCGTGGAAGCCATCGTGCGTGGCTACATCGTCGGCTCCGGCTGGAAGGAATACCAGAAGAGCGGCACCGTCTGCGGCATCGCCCTGCCGGCGGGCCTCAAGGAAGCGGCCAAGCTGCCGCAACCGATCTTCACCCCCTCCACCAAGGCCGCCGTAGGCGACCATGACGAGAACATCAGCTTCGAGCAGTGCGAAGCCATCATCGGCGCCGAACTGGCCGCCCAGGTGCGCGACACCGCTATCAAGCTGTACAGCACTGCCGTCGAATACGCCGCCACGCGCGGTATCATCATCGCCGACACCAAGTTCGAGTTCGGCCTCGATGAAGACGGCACCCTGACCCTGATGGACGAAGTGCTGACCCCGGACTCCAGCCGCTTCTGGCCGGCCGACAGCTATGCCGAAGGCAGCAACCCGCCGAGCTTCGACAAACAGTTCGTGCGCGACTGGTTGGAATCCACCGGCTGGAACAAACAGCCGCCGGCCCCGGCCGTACCGGCAGAGGTGGCGCAGAAGACCGCCGACAAGTATCGCGAAGCCCTGACTCGTCTCACCGCCTGATCAGCCAGCCAGGCCGAGCCAGCCTCGGCCTGGGCTTTCACAAGCGCCTGATAGCACACGAAATTTTTTCAAAATAAGCTTCGCCAAACGTCATCGAACTGTTATCATGCGCGCCGCTTGGGAAGATGCCGGAGTGGTCGAACGGGACGGATTCGAAATCCGTTGTGTCAGCAATGGCACCTAGGGTTCAAATCCCTATCTTCCCGCCATATCTCAAGCCTAAGCCCCTGAAATTCCTAGAGTTTCGGGGCTTTTGCTTTTCAGGGCATTATCGGCAACGTGCCGGACAATGCATCAGTTATCCAGGACCCTGGCACGGCGAGCGGCGAACTCAGCTTCCACCTCGGCATTGTGCCGGCCATGACCAGCCTCTACCGATGCCCTGGCAGCGGCTACCTTGGCCTGCACGAATTCATCATGCTGTTTGGCTTGCCGCTGCTCGCGCATAAGGCCTTGAGTTACCGGAAAGTGCGGCCTGTGCGTAGGCTGAGCGGCTGTCTTGCATTCAGGCTCAAGCTTCGAGTTGAAAGCTGTTTCTTTGGTCATGGCGCAAGCCTATCAGTCAATTCTTGGTTCTTCAGGGGCAGATCACGATTTTGGGAGAAGTTAATCGTGGTCTGTCCCTTATTGTTCCTGATTTCAGAGATTCTATTAAGAATGGGGGACATATGGTCTGTCCCCTGTTTGGGAGTCTCTATAGGCTATCCGCCTCCTTTATCCAACCTTCTGCCGTAACCACATAAATACCATCAGGTGTATGGCACTTCATTCCAATGGATTCGCCTACTGTACCAGGATAAAAGTGCCTTTCTCTTTCAGTGACATCAGTTAAAATATCCATTGCACACCTGAAAACATTCTTGCCGCGACCGACGATATAAGCCAGTCCCAAATGCTCCTCGGCTGACCATAGATGAAATTTTGTCAGGAACTCGTTTGCCAGCTCTTGTTCGATCAGTGCGTGAGCGGCAGCGAGACGAAGCATGGATTTCGTCGCCCAGTATGCCTTGAACTCTTTGCAGGCGAGTTCATGCTCATAATCTCCGGTGTATATACGCACAGGGAGTTTGGGTATTAGTGGAATCATAGTTCGATACCAAGAGGCGGCTTGGTTGCAACTCATGGACATGGGAGAGGGGACTGCAATTGTGTCTTTCATTGGGCAAAATCTCTCAGTTTAGATAAGGCTTTTTCGGGTGGTAATATGCAGGACATGCCACCTAACGTTTGGTTAAGGGGCGGGCTTTAGCCCGTCCCAGTGAGCGAAGCGAACGGTTTGAACCACTAGTTAGGTATCTGCTTTCGAGTAATCATAGTCTTCAAAGTTGAGCCCGGAAGCTGAGCCAATAACGGAGCCGCCAAAGCAGCACTCCGGATTAGGGCAAACAGCTGATACCCCATCTTGCCAAGACTTGATGTCCGATGGTGGAAAGCGTCTGTAGCAGTTAGTGCACATGCATATGTCGCTTGCTTCAACTTCGCAGCGGTTCCCCCATGTGTGACTCTCAAGACTCTCTCCGAGCTCTCGTAGTCTTTCTTTTGAGAAACCCTTGGGATTGTGCATGTACACTTTCCTCTGTATCTCAGTGCGGTAGCCTAACGTTTGGTTAAGGGGCCGGCTTTAGCTGGTTCCAGTGAGCGAAGCGAACGATTTGAACCACTAGTTAGGTGCTGGATTAACTGATAGGACTGCTTCATACACTCCGCTTTCGGGGCTGAAGGGTATAAAGCTGTTTACCCCTTTTTGAACCCACAACTTACCGCACGACTGACACTCGTAGGCCATAATAGAGTTGTTCAATAATGTGCTTCCGATAATGTCGTAGCAGGCTTCGGCCGCTTTCGGTCGCCAGGGCGTATTTCCGTATCGTTTATCTAAATGAGCTTCTAGATTTCCAGCTTTTGCTGCAATTAATAGAGAGTTCATTTCTTGCGCCAAGTCTTGAATGAAATTCTCTTCCTGCTGATCTTTTATAATCAAGGCTTTGTAGGGCAGTGAGTCCGTTTGGTCACGGATTATATTGCCGCATGTGCATGCAAGCTTACTCATGAAGCACCTAACGATTAAGCTAAGGGGCCGGCTTCGCCGGATCCAGCGAACGAAGTGAGCGCTTTGAGTGCTGTAATGGACTCCCCCACGCCACAGTTCTATACCTGAGGGCTGTTATAGCTGAAATTGGGAGAGCCGTTATGAAGCGCATCGCTGTTGATCTGGTCAAGTCCGTTTACCAAGTTACCGAGAGTGTCCGTTTCGGCCAGGTGGTACAGCGCAAGCGGCTGAACCGAGAGGCGTTCCGACGATATATACAGGAGCAGGCCGAGCCGGTCGAGTGGGTGATGGAGGCCTGTGGCGCGGCACATTACTGGGGACGTTTCGCGCAATCGCTCGGTCATCAGGTCAAGCTGCTGCACCCGCGCTACGTGCGGCCCTATCGGCGACGCAACAAGACCGACCGCAACGACTGCGATGCTATGCTGGAAGCCGCGCGCTGCACCGACATTCATCCCGTGCCGGTGAAGAGCCACGATCAACAACAGCTCCAGCA
The genomic region above belongs to Pseudomonas sp. GOM7 and contains:
- the dapA gene encoding 4-hydroxy-tetrahydrodipicolinate synthase; its protein translation is MIAGSMVALVTPMDAQGDLDWDALSKLVDFHLQEGTNAIVAVGTTGESATLEVSEHIEVIQRVVKQVAGRIPVIAGTGGNSTRESVELTRAAQDVGADACLLVTPYYNKPTQEGLYQHFRHIAEAVAIPQILYNVPGRTVCDMLPETVERLAKIDNIIGIKEATGDLQRAQDVIDRVSKDFLVYSGDDATAVELMLLGGKGNISVTANVAPRAMSDLCAAAMRGEAAIARAINDRLMPLHKALFIESNPIPVKWALHEMGMMGDGIRLPLTWLSPRCHEPLRQAMRQCGVLA
- a CDS encoding glycine cleavage system protein R, with translation MSTPVVREQFLLISALGRDAMSLTNLLSRACHENRCAVISTRLSRHGEYSALVLQVSGSWDALARLESGMPALAKKHDFSVNLIRSGAAEARPQALPYVAYVSAVYRPDILNELCQFFLDHRVELESLTCDTYQAPQTGGTMLNATLTVTLPAGTQISWLRDQFLDFADALNLDALIEPWRPQNP
- a CDS encoding peroxiredoxin, whose amino-acid sequence is MTVELDKPVADFQAVATSGQQVKLSELKGQQVVLYFYPKDATPGCTTEGMDFSARFEQFKAANTLIFGVSMDSLKKHESFKCKQAFPFELISDEEHQLCDLFGVYQMKKNYGKEYMGIVRSTFLIDKDGVLREEWRNIKVAGHVDKVLAAAEALNKG
- a CDS encoding AI-2E family transporter, encoding MFKVLQDWVHRYFSDEQAVVLAVLLVLGFAVVLTLGGMLAPVLTGLVLAFLMQGLVNGLERLKVPQTLAVWLVFTLFMGALVVFMLVLMPLLWQQLSTLFNELPRMVVEWQALLLLLPERYPHLISDAQVLQLIESMRGEVGKFGQWALSFSLSSLPMLVSLMIYLVLVPILVFFFLKDRELIGSWFRGYLPRERALITQVSQEMNQQIANYIRGKFIEIIICGVVTYIAFAYLGLNYAALLALLVGLSVVVPYIGAVVVTVPVALIGLFQWGWSDQFIYLMIVYGIIQALDGNVLVPLLFSEAVNLHPVAIICAVLLFGGLWGFWGVFFAIPLATLFKAVINAWPRIEPEPV
- a CDS encoding M48 family metalloprotease, encoding MTFLRPTLLTLACLFAAHTGASDLPSLGDSSSSIVSPQQEHLLGRAWLALLRGQVAQLDDPLLKDFVESSVYRLAETSQVQDRRLEFILLNSPQLNAFAAPGGIIGVNGGLFLYAQTEAEYASVMAHELAHLSQRHFARGLEAQQRMQLPLMAAMLAGIVAAAAGAGDAGMATIFSAQAAAIQEQRRFSRQNEQEADRIGLLNLERAGYDPRAMPSMFERLMRQYRYDAKPPEFLLTHPVSESRIADTRNRAEQYPAKGVEDSLRYQLMRARVQLTYEETPGVAAKRFRAMLDENPKLDAARYGLVLAQMKSGQLDEAWQTLQPLLKSDPDELIYNLAQIELDMAQNRLDEAQRRQTRMFTLYPSSYPLQQARVDLLLKQRRTQDAERALDELVKVRDKDPDVWYQVAEVRGLSGNTIGLHQARAEYFALVGDYKQALEQLDFAKRRASNNFQLASRLDARQRELEDEQRMVDQMLR
- a CDS encoding sulfurtransferase TusA family protein; the protein is MTDVPEFDVELDASGLNCPLPLLKAKLELNRLSSGAVLKVTATDAGSQRDFRAFASLAGHALLHEEVGEGVYRYWLRKA
- the bamC gene encoding outer membrane protein assembly factor BamC; the encoded protein is MKRLAGLSALALIISSTSGCGWLWGENGYFRDRGSDYLEARQTAPMKLPADVDAKRLDPLLPVPAQVPNDTQTSGEFEVPRPQTMQVRSDERDFSLQRSGDSRWIVAQRVPAEVWPLARQFFEDNGFRIADERPQVGEFTTAWQRFDELSANMARRLSSRVSGVAADAETRVRVRIEPGVQRNTSEVFVTSVQRPAGSTADVAFAASGNASLEGALLDEMMVSMARSVEQGGSVSLLAARDFDAPSRASLSEDGNGNPVLNLSADFDRAWSGVGRSLELADIRVDDLNRSLGVYYINLAEGAQRRDEKPGFFRRLFGSEPSKEEIEARAERYQVRLTTVGEGVQVTVEKDLNTIAPDDVARRVLGLIQDNLG
- a CDS encoding antitoxin of toxin-antitoxin stability system produces the protein MTKETAFNSKLEPECKTAAQPTHRPHFPVTQGLMREQRQAKQHDEFVQAKVAAARASVEAGHGRHNAEVEAEFAARRARVLDN
- a CDS encoding phosphoribosylaminoimidazolesuccinocarboxamide synthase — translated: MSTPTTLSLKKIYSGKVRDLYEIDDKRMLMVATDRLSAFDVILEQPIPEKGKILTAISNFWFDKLAGVVPNHFTGDQVEDVVPAAELPLVEGRAVVAKRLKPVAVEAIVRGYIVGSGWKEYQKSGTVCGIALPAGLKEAAKLPQPIFTPSTKAAVGDHDENISFEQCEAIIGAELAAQVRDTAIKLYSTAVEYAATRGIIIADTKFEFGLDEDGTLTLMDEVLTPDSSRFWPADSYAEGSNPPSFDKQFVRDWLESTGWNKQPPAPAVPAEVAQKTADKYREALTRLTA